A genomic window from Silene latifolia isolate original U9 population chromosome Y, ASM4854445v1, whole genome shotgun sequence includes:
- the LOC141630168 gene encoding uncharacterized protein LOC141630168 → MGDFNSILYMNERIGSIVTDAEVKDFQNCVDVCGLYDLVSNGAYFTWNNKQVGNARVFSRIDKVMANDEWVLNGPSGVVSFLPEGLYDHSPCLIEFGKIVTGGKRLKLPLKKLNSEGYGDIENVARVAKLLLENIKRNLQVDPKNEADDNTRFFHSFINARRAQNKVLRIKDRNGPVCGDTNTIEQAFIAYYQVLSPKFVQK, encoded by the exons ATGGGAGACTTCAATAGTATCTTATATATGAATGAGAGAATAGGGTCCATTGTTACTGATGCAGAGGTTAAAGATTTTCAAAACTGTGTGGATGTGTGTGGTCTGTATGATTTAGTTTCAAATGGAGCTTACTTTACATGGAATAACAAGCAAGTAGGAAATGCAAGAGTTTTTAGTAGGATTGATAAGGTTATGGCAAATGATGAGTGGGTCTTAAATGGTCCCTCTGGAGTGGTATCTTTTCTACCTGAGGGGCTTTATGATCATAGTCCTTGTCTGATCGAGTTTGGCAAGATAGTGACAGGAGGAAAG AGGTTGAAGTTGCCATTGAAAAAATTAAACAGTGAAGGGTATGGTGATATTGAGAATGTTGCTAGGGTAGCTAAGTTGTTATTAGAGAACATTAAAAGGAATTTACAAGTTGATCCTAAAAATGAG GCTGATGACAATACTAGGTTCTTTCATAGTTTTATCAACGCTAGGAGAGCCCAGAACAAGGTATTGAGAATTAAGGATAGAAATGGTCCGGTTTGTGGAGATACCAATACCATTGAGCAGGCTTTCATTGCATACTATCAGGTCCTGTCACCAAAGTTTGTTCAGAAGTGA